In Syngnathus scovelli strain Florida chromosome 10, RoL_Ssco_1.2, whole genome shotgun sequence, the following are encoded in one genomic region:
- the LOC125972753 gene encoding zinc finger protein Gfi-1-like isoform X1, which produces MPRSFLVKSKRAHTYHQPRALHDCTGPWSDGGGYPPADPSGSAWSFPAEEAVVTADASSFSLGCLVPKAADSSPKSPSSCAGGLCASSPDYEGFWRPPSPSASPVDSLKSFSPLMDDTTAFSVPFRPYDWSGYSTPVVQGLYPATVPSVHGFYAEPGAQVLQQSSAYAQQALRTYGRHAVAAASLLFHDRGALHAHHLEAHREAPPDVCASLTLHGAFKCVKCSKVFSTPHGLEVHVRRSHSGTRPFACPVCSKTFGHAVSLEQHKAVHSQERSFDCKICGKSFKRSSTLSTHLLIHSDTRPYACQYCGKRFHQKSDMKKHTFIHTGEKPHKCQVCGKAFSQSSNLITHSRKHSGYKPFACHLCSKGFQRKVDLRRHKDTQHGIK; this is translated from the exons ATGCCTCGCTCCTTCCTGGTGAAGAGCAAGAGGGCTCACACCTATCATCAGCCACGAGCACTGCACGACTGCACAG GTCCTTGGAGTGATGGTGGTGGGTATCCTCCTGCGGACCCGTCCGGTTCCGCGTGGAGCTTTCCCGCAGAGGAGGCGGTGGTGACCGCGGACGCGTCGTCTTTCTCTCTGGGTTGCCTCGTTCCGAAGGCGGCTGACTCCTCTCCCAAGTCCCCGTCAAGCTGCGCAGGCGGTCTGTGCGCGTCCTCGCCGGACTATGAAGGCTTCTGGAGGCCACCGTCCCCGTCTGCCTCGCCTG TAGATTCGCTCAAGTCTTTTTCCCCTTTGATGGACGATACGACGGCCTTTTCAGTTCCCTTCCGGCCGTACGATTGGAGCGGATACTCAACCCCCGTTGTGCAGGGCCTCTATCCAGCCACGGTCCCTTCAGTGCACGGCTTTTACGCGGAGCCGGGCGCGCAGGTGCTCCAGCAGTCGTCCGCTTACGCTCAGCAGGCGCTGCGGACTTACGGTCGCCACGCCGTCGCCGCCGCCTCACTGCTCTTCCACGACAGGGGGGCCCTGCACGCCCACCACCTTGAGGCCCACCGCGAGGCCCCGCCGGATGTTTGCGCCAGCCTGACGCTCCACGGCGCCTTCAAATGTGTCAAGTGCAGCAAG GTCTTCTCCACTCCGCATGGGCTGGAGGTGCACGTTCGCAGGTCCCACAGCGGGACTCGGCCCTTCGCGTGCCCCGTCTGCAGCAAAACCTTTGGACATGCCGTCAGTCTGGAGCAGCACAAGGCCGTGCACTCGCAG GAGAGAAGCTTCGACTGCAAGATTTGCGGCAAGAGCTTCAAGCGCTCGTCCACGCTGTCCACGCACCTCCTGATCCACTCGGACACGCGTCCCTACGCCTGCCAGTACTGCGGCAAGCGCTTCCATCAGAAGTCGGACATGAAGAAGCACACCTTCATCCACACGGGGGAAAAGCCGCACAAGTGCCAGGTGTGCGGCAAGGCCTTCAGCCAGAGCTCCAACCTTATCACGCACAGTCGCAAACACAGCGGCTACAAGCCCTTCGCCTGCCACCTCTGCAGCAAAGGGTTCCAGAGGAAGGTTGACCTGCGCAGGCACAAGGACACGCAGCACGGGATCAAGTGA
- the LOC125972753 gene encoding zinc finger protein Gfi-1-like isoform X2: MPRSFLVKSKRAHTYHQPRALHDCTGPWSDGGGYPPADPSGSAWSFPAEEAVVTADASSFSLGCLVPKAADSSPKSPSSCAGGLCASSPDYEGFWRPPSPSASPDSLKSFSPLMDDTTAFSVPFRPYDWSGYSTPVVQGLYPATVPSVHGFYAEPGAQVLQQSSAYAQQALRTYGRHAVAAASLLFHDRGALHAHHLEAHREAPPDVCASLTLHGAFKCVKCSKVFSTPHGLEVHVRRSHSGTRPFACPVCSKTFGHAVSLEQHKAVHSQERSFDCKICGKSFKRSSTLSTHLLIHSDTRPYACQYCGKRFHQKSDMKKHTFIHTGEKPHKCQVCGKAFSQSSNLITHSRKHSGYKPFACHLCSKGFQRKVDLRRHKDTQHGIK; encoded by the exons ATGCCTCGCTCCTTCCTGGTGAAGAGCAAGAGGGCTCACACCTATCATCAGCCACGAGCACTGCACGACTGCACAG GTCCTTGGAGTGATGGTGGTGGGTATCCTCCTGCGGACCCGTCCGGTTCCGCGTGGAGCTTTCCCGCAGAGGAGGCGGTGGTGACCGCGGACGCGTCGTCTTTCTCTCTGGGTTGCCTCGTTCCGAAGGCGGCTGACTCCTCTCCCAAGTCCCCGTCAAGCTGCGCAGGCGGTCTGTGCGCGTCCTCGCCGGACTATGAAGGCTTCTGGAGGCCACCGTCCCCGTCTGCCTCGCCTG ATTCGCTCAAGTCTTTTTCCCCTTTGATGGACGATACGACGGCCTTTTCAGTTCCCTTCCGGCCGTACGATTGGAGCGGATACTCAACCCCCGTTGTGCAGGGCCTCTATCCAGCCACGGTCCCTTCAGTGCACGGCTTTTACGCGGAGCCGGGCGCGCAGGTGCTCCAGCAGTCGTCCGCTTACGCTCAGCAGGCGCTGCGGACTTACGGTCGCCACGCCGTCGCCGCCGCCTCACTGCTCTTCCACGACAGGGGGGCCCTGCACGCCCACCACCTTGAGGCCCACCGCGAGGCCCCGCCGGATGTTTGCGCCAGCCTGACGCTCCACGGCGCCTTCAAATGTGTCAAGTGCAGCAAG GTCTTCTCCACTCCGCATGGGCTGGAGGTGCACGTTCGCAGGTCCCACAGCGGGACTCGGCCCTTCGCGTGCCCCGTCTGCAGCAAAACCTTTGGACATGCCGTCAGTCTGGAGCAGCACAAGGCCGTGCACTCGCAG GAGAGAAGCTTCGACTGCAAGATTTGCGGCAAGAGCTTCAAGCGCTCGTCCACGCTGTCCACGCACCTCCTGATCCACTCGGACACGCGTCCCTACGCCTGCCAGTACTGCGGCAAGCGCTTCCATCAGAAGTCGGACATGAAGAAGCACACCTTCATCCACACGGGGGAAAAGCCGCACAAGTGCCAGGTGTGCGGCAAGGCCTTCAGCCAGAGCTCCAACCTTATCACGCACAGTCGCAAACACAGCGGCTACAAGCCCTTCGCCTGCCACCTCTGCAGCAAAGGGTTCCAGAGGAAGGTTGACCTGCGCAGGCACAAGGACACGCAGCACGGGATCAAGTGA